The genomic interval GTAAGCTTCTGCCAGGTATGACGGCAAATATTGATTTTCTGGTGGAGTAGAAGAGTAACGTATTGCTTGTTCCGAACGCTTCACTGCGTTTCACGCCTGTTGAAGTCTCCGATGCTGTTGCGGAGACAAAGATCTCCGCTGGAGGAGGGCTGTTTGGGGGAAACGGAGGATTCGGCGGTCCGTCTCCCGGCGGTGGCCCAGGAGGGGCAGGAAGATCTTCGTCGAATTCCTCTGCAGAAAAGCCGGGGACGCTGGCTGGTGAAAATACCGGCGCTTCCCTGTGGTACATCGGCAATAAAGGCGAAATTACATCCATAGCTGTATTGACCGGTGTTACCGACGGCATACGAACGGAAATTATCGGTTCTGATATTCTGGAGGGAGCGCGGATTATTGAAAAGATAAAGGTAATTGAATAGATGGCTGTTATCGAAATGCAGGATACTCGACGGTATTACGGAGTTGGGGATGTCACAGTAAAGGCCCTGAGGGGAGTGGCTCTGAGCATCGGCGCAGGTGAGTTCGTAGCGGTAATGGGTCCGTCTGGTTCCGGGAAATCTACCCTTATGAACATAGTCGGGTGTCTGGACAAGCCGACCAGAGGTACGTATACCCTGGATGGTCTTGATATCGGAAAGGCCGGAATGAACGATCTGGCGGATATTCGGAACGAGAAAATCGGTTTTGTGTTTCAGGGATTCAACCTTTTGCCCCGGACATCCGCACTGGAGAACGTAGAACTACCCTTGTTTTATTCCCGGAAAAGGCACACTGAACAGTCGAAGGAACGCGCGAAGAGGGCATTGGACAAGGTCGGGCTTGCAGCACGCCTTGATCATATTCCATCCCAGCTTTCGGGTGGACAGCAGCAGCGAGTCGCTATTGCACGGGCGCTGGTGAACGATCCTGTATTCATTCTTGCGGATGAACCGACGGGGAATCTTGATACGGAGACTACTATGGAGATCATGGTTCTTTTTCAGGAACTGAATGACCAAGGCATTACAATTGTGATGGTTACGCATGAGCCTGAACTTGCAGGTTTCATGAAAAGGACCATTACAATGCGTGACGGGGCTGTGATGGATGATAACCCGTTAACGGCACGTCAGAGCGCCGTTGAAGAGCTGGAAAACTGGCGACATACCCATGCTCATTTGGCGGTGGATGCGGCAACAGAAGGAGGCGCACTGTGACAGCAGCACTTCTGGGAAAACTGGCTCTCTGCAGTATTCTGCGCAACCGGATGAGAAGCCTGCTGACCTCGTTGGGAATTATCATTGGTGTTGGTTCTGTTATCATCATGGTCGCCATCGGTGAGGGATCCAAGACCAGATTCAGAAACAAATCGAATCCATGGGCGCGAATCTGCTGATGGTGTTCCCTGAACGGGGAGACAGGGCTAATCGTCTGAGCCTGGAAGATTCCGAAAAGATTGCCAATGAGAGCAGTTATATGGCCGCCGTCTCCGGAAATATACGGGAATCGGTAACAGTCGTGGGTGGATCCGGTGACTGGGCAACCACTCTTTACGGGGTTGAAGCGGGATATACGGAAATTAAACAGTGGACCATAGGTTCGGGTGAGTTTTTCAGCGAGGAGGATTCGCAGGGACGAAAAAAGGTCGTTGTCATTGGAAGCACTGTGGCGGGAGAACTCTTCGGCACTGCAGACCCTGTGGGACAGAAGATTCGGGTCAATAAAACTCCAATGACGATTGTAGGGGTACTCGACAGCAAAGGGAATACTGCCATGGGGAATGATCAGGACGATGTAATCATGGTTCCCCTCCGGACGGCCCTGAGCAGAATAAGCAGAAAGGATTTTCTGGATACCATCGAGATGAGCGTAGTGAGCAAGGATCTTATGGACCAGGCCGAACTTGAGATCGCCCAGCTCCTGCGGGAATCGCATCGTTTGGCCGTGGGACGTTCAGATGACTTTCGGGTCATGAACCAGTCGGAGATTATAGAAACCGCATCTGAAACGGCTAAGACTCTGACACTGCTTCTGGCAGCCATAGCAGGCGTCTCACTTGTAGTGGGCGGTATAGGAATAATGAACATTATGCTGGTTTCCGTGACCGAACGCACCCGGGAGATCGGTATACGCATGTCCGTGGGAGCAAGGAGATGTGATATTCTGCTGCAGTTTCTGTTGGAGGCGGTTATTCTGAGTCTGATGGGAGGCGCCATCGGAATTATCTTCGCGGCGATCGGCTCTTTTGTGCTCAACACTTTACTTGGAATTCCGGCGATTGTAAAACCTGGGATTGTACTGATCTCCGCCGGTTTCGCCGCGGCGGTGGGGATTTTTTTCGGATATTACCCGGCTCGAACGGCGGCTAATCTGTATCCTATTGAGGCATTGAGATATGAATAATACGATGTTACAGTTTCTCAGAAGAAAAACGACTGTGAGCTGTATCGGTGTAGTGCTCCTTATATTTCTAGTTGTAACTGATAATATTTACTCGGAGGAATATTTAACTCCGGAAAAAGCCCGTCAGATAGCAGAGGCAAACTCAAGGAATCTTCAGATTGCCTCGCTGGAGATGGACGCCATGGCACTTGAACAAGCAGCCCTGAAATATGACTGGTTTCCCGATGTTTCCTTAAGCGGCAGCGTGAGCTTATCCGGTTCTGACAGCGACTTTGATTTTTCCGATACAAGGGAATCAGTGATGATATCGGCTAGTCAGCAGATCTGGGATGGAGGAAAATATTCACTGCAACGAAATCTATCAGATGTTGAATCGGGGATCGCCACAGGTGAATGGGAGAGTATCCTGCTTGATGTTCGTAATGACTGTGACCATTACTACTTCGGGTATCTGGAGGCCCTTGCACAAGAGGCATCTGCAGCGGCCGATGCTGAAGCGGCTGATGCACTTTTTATAGAGACTGAGATCAAGCTGGAAAACGGAATTGTCTCCCGTTCTGCTTATTTGGAGGCGAAGGCCGATGCCGCCGGCAAAAAAACCGATTTGCTGCAGAAAAAGCGTAATACCGGGACCGCAAAAGCAGAGCTCACCTCGTTTATCGGAGTCGAAGAACTTCCGGTAGTATCGTTTTCCATTGATGAATACAACCGGTTCATTGAGTCGACGGCACAGTTGAACAGCGGAGAAATAGACGAGGTTACCAGAATGCTTGTGACACGGGGGGGGCAGCGGCACCGGCGTTACTGAAGGCACGTCTTGAGATAAAGCAGGCCGAGCTGAATGCAGCCATCGACAGAAAAGAGTATGCCCCTGCGGTAAGTTTATCTCTGGCGGAGAATATTGCGTCCAGCCAGTTGGGGAATGCTGAAAACAGTGGAAGTATTTCTCTATCCGCTTCAATCAGCCTTTCACAATGGAAGCGGAACAATACCGTCAAACAGGGAGATATCGCTGTCAGACAGGCGGCTTTCTCATCGGGGGAGATGTATCGCGAGTATTTCCTGAATGTTGAAAGCTCATGGTCCGATCTTATTTCTGCCGCTCGAACGGCGATTTCCGCTGCAACAGCCTATGAATATGCGGAGGAACTACACCGGGAAACCCGTGAGATGTATCAGCTGTCGGTAAAAAGTCTCTCGGATCTCACCGATGCCGAGGCGATACTCATTTCGTATCGTAATACCTTGATATCGGCCAGGTTCGATTTTATGAAATGTATATCAGATTTGGTATGTGTAATCGGTTTGAAGGATGAGGAAACTCTCTGGGAGATTATCGGTGTATAGCATATACTGATCATGATGAAATCAAGTATGAAACAGAATCTAACCACCTGGAGCCTGGGTTTCCTGGTATTTGTCGGCCTTTCTCTGGTCAATGTTGTTATCTTTAACGGTCTGAAGGAGAATAACAGTCTGACCAGCAGGAACGCCGGCGAACGTGCGATAAATGATTTTATTGTCCTTCTTCGGCAGTACGATTCCCCGGAAGAAACCATAAAGGTTTATGAGAATCGAACCGGTACCCGAATATTAGGAATAGGAGGGTATTCGTCACAAGGCGAGCTCCTTTTCGTCCTGGGGACTCCCCCCGATTCTCTGTCGTCTCTGATGATTCCTGAGGAGGATGAAGATCCCCGTGTATATATTCCCAACAGGGAAAACAGGTCGTTGGTAGTGATTCAGCATCGTCCGCCCAGGCCGGAGAGAAGATTTACACCGGAGCCTCCGCAGGCAAAAACTCTTACCGATAAAGGATCTCCCACGATATCTCCTGCGGAGGAGAAGTTTCGTCATATGTTCAGCTATGACCTTTACTACTGGGAAATCCATCAGCCACATTTCTGGAACCGCAGGCTTCTGTACCGAATTCTTTTTCCTGCATCCGAAGCTGCCATCGCCGGACTCATTCTGTATATGGTTTCCTTGACCCGTAAGAACAGTGAATTCAGAAGGCGCATAGAAGAGCAGAAAAACCTTGTAATTATCGGGACAGCCGCCAGTACTCTGGCTCATGAGATTAAGAATCCCTTAAGCATTATCCGGCTGCAGACGGGAATAATCGAACGAACCGCCGGAAAGGATGTTTCCAGGGAACTGGCAATTATAAACGAAGAGACCACAAGACTGGCCATGCTGGCTCATTATGTAAACGATTATCTGCGGGACCCGGTCGGAAATCCGGAAAGATTATCACCCACTGATATCTTGAAAGTACATTCCTGCAGGGTATTCGGAAGAGAAATCCATGTCAGTGAATCATCACCGGATATCCTGATTCGCTTTGATCCTGCACGGTTCCAGTCAGTCGCTGGTAACCTTCTGCTGAACGCACTCGAAAGTGGTAGTGATCCAGACAAAGTCTCCGTTATTATTGACCGAAAAGGAAGCAGGGTGTCCATTGAAATTGCGGACCGGGGAAAGGGCATCCCGACGGAGGATATGGAACGTATTTTTGATCCCTTCTTTACCACCAAGGGAAGCGGTACAGGGGTCGGACTCGCGGTTGTTAAGCGTTTTGTCGAAGCTGTGGAGGGCAGACTATTTTTACGCAACAGGGCAGGAGGAGGTATCACGGTTGTGATTGAATTACCGGAGTTCATAATTGAAAATACTGATTGTTGACGACGAAAAACATATACGTGAATCCATCAAGCGGCTTCTTGCTTTTGAGGGAATAGAATCGGAATACGCTGCGGACGGAGTTGCCGGACAAAGGTTGCTGCTACAGGACTACTTCGACGCGGTAATTCTCGATCTGAAGATGCCCGGAATGAGCGGGCAGGAGCTGATGGAATGGATGCACCGGGAGGGAATACCGGCTCCGGTTGTCATGATTTCCGCTCATGGAGAGATCAGAGATGCGGTAGCAGCTCTGAAAAGCGGAGCAAGGGATTACCTGGTGAAACCCTTCGATCCCGGGGAGCTTCTGTTCAAGTTGAAGGAAATTGTCGCTAACAGGCGCAGGGAAGCCCTGCTGGAAGTTGGCAAACGGACAGCAGGGCAAAGAACGGGGCTTATTGGCGACAGCCTTCCGGTATGCCAGATTCGCGAACAGATAACCCGGATAGGAGCGACCCGTTCCACTGTACTCATAACCGGCGAAAGCGGGACAGGAAAAGAGATCGTGGCCCGGGAAATCCATGGAGCATCGGAAACTTGTGACGAACCCTTTGTTGCGGTTAATATCGGAGGAATTCCAGAGTCACTGATAGAAAGCGAGCTTTTCGGGCACGAAAAGGGGGCTTTTACCGGAGCGGAGGCGCGGAAACCCGGGCTTTTCGAACTGGCCGGAGAGGGAACCCTGTTTCTTGATGAAATTGGAGAAATGCCCCTGACAATACAGGTAAAGCTTCTAAGGGTCCTGCAGGAGCGGAAAATCCGTCGTCTGGGGGGGACTCTGGATATCCCTGTGAATGCGCGGATACTGTCTGCTACCAACAGGAACATAGAAGAACAAGTGAGAAGGGGGATGTTCCGGGATGACCTTTTCTACCGCCTCAATGTAGTTCGGATCAGTGTTCCACCCCTTCGGGAACGACCCGGAGACATACCGCTTCTGGCGGGTCACCTGTTGGAGAGAATCTCTGCACGTATGGGGATATCCGATATCCTGCTGCAACCGGAGGCTCTGGAAAAGCTATCGGGGTACAGCTTTCCCGGGAATGTTCGTGAGCTGGAGAATATTATCGAACGGGCTCTTATCTACAGGCGGGGCCGGGAACTTTCTGTGGCAGATTTTGAGCTTCGATCCGCAGTTATTGGGGAGGAATGCGGAAATCCAGGGATCAGCGCAGAAAAGTTTGGTGGGAACGAAGCTTCCGGATCCCTTAAGAAAGCGGAGAATGAGGCAATTCTGCGGGCTCTGCAAAAATGGAACGGAAACCGGACAAAAGCCGCGGCTGAACTGGGAATAAGCAGACGCACAATATTAAATAAAATAAAAAAGTACGGGATCAGGAAATAGATAATTCTTCAGAAAGCAGTTTCTTTACCTGTTTTGCAAAAAATAATAGGCTATCAGGATAGGTATAACCGTAATAAATGCAAAAGTATTTATCATTGGCCAGTTTTCAATCTCAAGTGTTTCCCTCACGGTAAAAATTGTTCAGTGTCCCAAACCGTGGGGATATTTTACGAATACGCATAGGCCGGAAGATACTCTGCCGTAATCTTCATGGGAGTGACAATGCTGCGCAGCCATATCATTCTGTCGCTGGAAGACATCCGACACATTCTGCTGAAGAACCGCCGCCGGGTGAACAGCGTTTTCATCTCACTTTTGATCCGCTGTGCAAGAATCCCCGCTTGTTCTGCGTGGGTTATGGTGTTGTCTCCCTGCTTCGCTATCCGATAAGGTTTGCAGTAGTTGTGGTACAAGCGGTAGATGGCAAGCCGCTCCATGCAGTCGGACGCATTGCGGGCAAACCGGACTGTCTCCCGGGTATGATCTGCACTGTCCTTTCGTATTTCCCGGTCAAGATAATTGACACTGAATAGATCATTCCGCAGTGTCCGGGGTAATTTTGAGCTGATTCTCCGGTGGTGTATGCGCTTTTGGTCTTCGGCAGTAAGATCACGATACACTTTAGCATACTGCAGATGCTCATCAGTAAAGAGCTGAACACTGGAACAGGCACTTTGCTCCTGCAAATCGAGACATACACGCACTAACTCCTGGAATGATCGATAAATACTCCATTAAGAGTCCTGTAAAAGGCTTGATATTAAATTATTCACTCATTATGGTTAGCCCTTATGGATAAAACCCAGCGAATCGAACTCCTGCGCAGCGGAGACATAGGTACCGCACTGCGAACTCTGACCGTACCGGCGGCTACGGCGATGATGGTCAATGCCATTTACAATGTAGTCGATACTGCCTTTATCGGAATGCTGAATGATACCGCAGCCATTGGAGCAGCGGCAATTCTATTCCCGATTTTCATGTTGATTGGTGCCATTGGCCTGACCTTTGGCATGGGGGCGGCCTCTCTTATTTCCCGACAGTTGGGAGAACAGAATATCGAGGGCGCAATACGCACCGCCTCCACCGCTTTTTACTCGACTCTGATAATCGGCATTACTTTCGCTGTTTTCGGCAATATCTACATCAAGAATATCCTCGTGCTCTTCGGCGCCACCGACACGATTCTGGACCGGGCCGTCCTGTACGGCAGAATCATTATAGGCGGTTCCTTTTTTCAGATACTGAATATGTGTATAAACAACCTGCTTCGTGCCGAGGGAGCTGCCAGATACTCAAGCATTGCCCTGATTACCGGCGGGGTATTGAATATAATCTTTGACCCGATTTTCATGTTTGTACTGGATTTTGATCTTGCCGGTGCTGCCATGGCAACCATTACCGCGCAGGCGGTAAGTACCCTCTATCTTTTGTACTACTTCTTGAGTGACAAGGGAGTCCTCAAGATCCGATTGCAGGATTTCTTTCCTCGCCTGGGACTGTATAAGGATATAATGACTGTGGGGCTTCCGACTTTTTACCGGCAAGTCCTTACCAGTATTGCCATGGGAATGTTCAACAATGCTGCTGCCGCATACGGAGATCCGGCAGTTGCGGCGATCGGTATTGTAATGCGGGTTGTCTCTCTGCTGATGATGGCTATCTTCGGTATAGGTCAGGGGCTGCAGCCCCTGGCAGGATACAACTTTGGGGCCCGCCAGTTCTCCAGGGTTATCGATGCTACAAAGAAGGCCCTGACCTGGAGTACTGTTTTTGCCGCATGTATGGCAGCAATCTTTTTTGTTTTTGCCCGCGGGATCGTGTTGGCCTTTTCCCAGGATCCGGAGGTTGTAAGCCTGGGGGTTCGGGCCTTCAGGTTTTTAAGTTCCACCATGGTTTTTGTCGGCAGCCAGGTAATATTCAGTACCTTGTTCCAGGCACTGGGAAAGGGACGCCAGGCAGGAGTTCTGGCGGTTGCCAGGCAGGGGATCTTTTTTATTCCTCTTATCCTTGTTCTTCCCCGTCTCTGGGGTGTGAACGGAGTTTTTCTTGCCCAGCCTATGGCTGATCTGCTGGCCTTTATTGTAACCGCCGTATTGGCTGCAGTCGGTATGAGGGAATTAACAATTTTACGGGATGCCCATGAGCAGCAGGTAAAACCGGATTAGTCGTGGAGAAAATGAAAATTGAGCTCCTCGCTCCCGGCGGGGATGCCCAATCTGTGAAGGCCGCGATTCTCGCGGGCGCTGACGCCGTTTATCTGGGGGTCGGCGAGTTTAATGCCCGTAAACGGGCGGTAAACATTAACTTGGAGGACCTGCAGTATCTGTGCCGCGCTGCCCATCAAAGAAACCGGCGAATATACCTTACCCTGAACATTCTTGCCCTGGAGAATGAGTTCCCGGTTATTTCCGGGCTTCTGGCCAAGACGGTAGAAAGCGGTATTGATGCCGTCATTATACAGGATTACGGTCTTCTAAAGCATGTCCTCAAAGCTTTTCCTGATCTTGAAATTCATGCCTCCACCCAGATGACCACTCACAACGCCGGGCAGCTGAAATTGCTGGCCCAGAACGGTGTCAGCCAGGTCAATTTCGCCCGGGAACTTTCCCTGCCGGAACTGACCGACCTGACCAAAGCCGCCCATACCGAAGGTCTTAAGGCGGAGGTTTTTATTCACGGCGCCTACTGCGTCTCCTTTTCCGGCCAATGCTATATGTCGGGACAGCTGTACGATAACAGTGCGAACCGGGGCGCCTGTGTTCAGCCTTGCCGCCGGGAATACACCTCCGGCGTTTCTGGCGGGGGGCACAGGATACGGCCTCTGAACCTGAAGGATAATTCCCTGGTTTCTCATGCCGCCGATTTGTACAAGGCCGGAGTCGACTCCCTCAAGATCGAAGGCCGCATCAAGGGCTATGAGTATGTATACAGCACCGTATCCGCCTGGCGGGAACAACTTGACCGGCTGTACGCGGAGCAGGCACCCGGAAAAACAGATCCCCGGCTTGCTGCGGTTTTTAACCGCTCCTTTAGCGATAACATGATTAGGGGCCGCCTTTGTTCAGACTCTTTTACCCCTGATTCCGATGATAAGTCCTCTGAACTGCTCGGCATTGTCGCCGGGTACAACGCCGCTTTACGGGAACTCTCCATCTCTGTGGATGCACAACTATCCGCGGGACAGTGCATTACTATTAAAAATGAGAATGGCGGGTTTATTTGTACCGGTACTCTCATCGAGAGAATAAACAGCTGCGCGTATCGATTCCGGATTGAACACAAACTGATGGGGAAGATCTTACGAGGCCAGCAGATATGGGGACAGCCCAAGGTGGTCGATTTTTCCGCGGTTAAGGAACAGTTATCGTCCATTACCGCCCGGGAGGAAAAGATTCCTCTGCATTTTCGTCTTAAAGGTGAGTCAGGAGGCCCTCTGATACTGCATGCAGGAAGCCGGGATAAACACGTGACAGTCTCTTCTGCATCTCAGCTTGAAAAAGCCTCTGAAAATCCCACAGCTCAAGAGGCAATTACCAGGCAGCTGTCCCGGCTGGGGAATACCCCCTTTTACATTGCCTCCTGCGATTTGTCCGGACTGGCAAAGGGGCTCTTTATTCCCGTAAAGGTGCTGAACAACCTGCGCCGGAAGGCCGTAGCAGAACTGGAGCCTGAAAAACACAGTATGCCAATGAGTGTTTCAGTTCCGACCCTGGAAAAGGCGGAACCACCCCGTACCAGACGCATCGCGGTAGCCGTTGCGGACAGAGAGCAGCTGCAGCAACTGCCCCGGGATGCTTCTGTCCTTGCGCTGTTTCAACTGTCTGCGGATCCAGAAGTACTGGACCGCGTGGCACCGCTGTTCACTGATTATACGGGGATGATCCCCTGGTTTCCTTCCATATTGATCGGATCGCAGTACACAGCGGCCTGTGATTTTCTTCTTAACTCCGGGGTTCAGCAGATTGTAACAGACAACAGCGGAATTGCCTGTTTTGCCGGAGAACACGGCATTGCCTGGATTGCGGGGCCATTATTGAACGGTACCAACGGCTACGCCCTGGACTTTTTCCGTGAATACGGCGCTTGCGGTGCCTTTTGTTCCTCGGAACTGAACTCTCTTCAATGTAAAAATATAACAGTCCCCAAAGGCATTGAACTCTGGTCCCCTTTGGCTGCGCCTGACTTTTTAATGAAAAGTCGTCATTGCATAGTGCGTAACTGCAGTGACTGCGGAAAATTCGTAATGGACGATCAATGCCTGCCGTCCTGTTCCCGTTGGGGCGAGATTACCGATTCCCAGGGGAATGAAATCCTGGTTATCAAGAACCGGGGGGATTTTAACAGCCTGTACCGTAAGGGCCTCAGGTTCTATTCCGATCGTTTGAAAGACACCCGTATCGGGACCTGGGTTCTTGATCTTCGGGTTTCACACGAGTCGATGCTGCCGGATTGTTCCATCCCGGAGTTTATCGAATATACCCGTGAACTCATTGGAAGGCCGGAACCCGAACAAAAGTATTTTGGAGGAAAGCCGAAGAATCTGTCAAAGGAGGGGTGCCTGTGAAGAAACTGACTGCTTTACTGTTTTTTATTTTTCTGCTCTTTGCTGTGTATGCCCAAGGCCGGGCTGCAGAAGACGTGGTAATCGATGTCCCCTATTATACCCAGGGCAAGGAGGCCCCATGGGCCGATGAAAAACTTGGCCTAAGGTCTGGGGTTACCATCCGCACCCACGGCTGTGCCCTTACATGCATTGCCATGGTCTATTCACATTTTACCGGGGAGGATATAAATCCTTCGGTAATGAACAACTGGCTTAAAAATAACAAGGGGTTCGGCGATGATCCGGATAAAAGCGATTATTCCGGACAGGTTGTATTGAATTGGCCGGCCCTTGCCCGTTACGGCGACGGCTGGGTCTACACCCGCTTTAACTGGCGGGCCCTGCCTGCGGATCTGCTGCTGGTAAAATATTACCTTGGACGCGGTATTCCCGTCATAGCGGAGGTTATCTACAACGGAGCTCCCCATTATGTGGTTCTGACGGGCTACGGTGAGCAGGGCTTTACCATGCACGATCCGGAACAGCCTGGCGAACATGTTTTCAACGAAGTCTACAAAATTCATGATCATCACGGCTCGGGCCCGGCGCGGAATATCTACGGAATCCGGGTGCTGTATTCTAAGAGCTATCAGTAAAACCTGATGTTTAGCAAGAATCCCGACATATCCGGATTGAGCGTGACAGGAACCTTTTAGGTTCTGATGATCTGTGAGAACTGAATGGGTTCTTGTTGTGGAAAAGAACCTATTAAGTTCCTGTAGACAAATTCCAACCGGCGTGGTAAGATTAATATATGCAGAAAGTCTTCGCGCTGATCGCGGATATTGTTGACTCCCGCTCCATGGAGAACCGTTCCGTCCTGCAGCGCCACCTTAAAAATACCCTCATGACCCTCTCCGAGAGCTCGCCTGATTCGTACCTCTCACCATTGACTCTGACTCTGGGCGACGAGTTTCAGGCAGTTTACGCCGATTTTTCCGTTGTTCTTACGGATATGCTGGATATTCTGGCCCTCCTGGCTCCTTATAAGCTCCGTATCGCAGTGGCCTACGGCGCTCTTTCCACCGACATCAATCCCCGGGCAGCTTTGGAGATGGACGGTCCGGCTTTTAATCTTGCCCGTGACTGCATGGAGACCTTAAAGAAGCAACACACCACCAGTATCCGGCTGGAAGGGTTAGCGGCTGATCGGCTGGCGCTTATCAATACCTGTTTAACCCTGGCGGGTAATGCATTAAGCGACTGGAAGCCTGCCACCTTCCGCATCGCCTGCGGGCTGAAAGAGGGAAACTCCGTACAGGAAATAGCTGAAAAGCTTGGAGTGACTCCCCGGGCGGTCAACAAGAATATCGCTACCAACCATATACGGGACATCCTGACAAGCCTGGATGTTGTTACCGGTGAGGTGCAGGGAACATCATGATTGCTCCCCATCTTTCCTGGGCCTTGATACTTACGATCCCGCTGCCTCATATTCTGACCGCAGCAGTTTCGCGACCGATGCCGCGTCTCAGAACGCCGCTGATTGTGCTCACGTATCTTGCGTGCCTGCTTCTGCCGCTGCGTATAGAATCGTACCCGGGACTGGTACTTCTTCTCTCTGTCTCCATCCCGGTTTTTAATCTGCTGCTGCTCAGACGCATGCGTAATAATTACCTGGCCGGTACGCTGCTCCTGATCGTAAACGTGAGTATAAGTATTACTGTCTTTGGAACGCCTGTATTTGTTACAGGGTTTACCGGCTGGCTCGAGAACGGGTTTATGCGTCTTGCTTCCGGTAACGTACTCGCAGCTGCTGTAAGCCGTGGAGAGCTTGAAACCTTTCTTTTTTATGCCGTCGGGATACTGCTCGTTTCCCTGGGGTTGAATGACCCTATCGCTCTTTATTTAAAGCGGTCTCACCTGATGCCCGGGGCAGCAGGTGACGAATCACCTGCCGAATCTTTTCCAGTTAATCCTGAACCCGCCAGGGGAAGGATAATCGGTTACCTGGAACGTGCCATAATTCTGGTGCTGATGCTGACGGACAACATCGGAGCCATCGGTTTTGTTTTGGCAGCCAAGGGTTTTACCCGGTTCAAGCAGCTTGATGACCGGGATTTCGCGGAGTACGTGCTTATCGGGACACTGCTATCCGTGAGTGCTACCATGCTGGCAGGATCGA from Marispirochaeta sp. carries:
- a CDS encoding U32 family peptidase; protein product: MKIELLAPGGDAQSVKAAILAGADAVYLGVGEFNARKRAVNINLEDLQYLCRAAHQRNRRIYLTLNILALENEFPVISGLLAKTVESGIDAVIIQDYGLLKHVLKAFPDLEIHASTQMTTHNAGQLKLLAQNGVSQVNFARELSLPELTDLTKAAHTEGLKAEVFIHGAYCVSFSGQCYMSGQLYDNSANRGACVQPCRREYTSGVSGGGHRIRPLNLKDNSLVSHAADLYKAGVDSLKIEGRIKGYEYVYSTVSAWREQLDRLYAEQAPGKTDPRLAAVFNRSFSDNMIRGRLCSDSFTPDSDDKSSELLGIVAGYNAALRELSISVDAQLSAGQCITIKNENGGFICTGTLIERINSCAYRFRIEHKLMGKILRGQQIWGQPKVVDFSAVKEQLSSITAREEKIPLHFRLKGESGGPLILHAGSRDKHVTVSSASQLEKASENPTAQEAITRQLSRLGNTPFYIASCDLSGLAKGLFIPVKVLNNLRRKAVAELEPEKHSMPMSVSVPTLEKAEPPRTRRIAVAVADREQLQQLPRDASVLALFQLSADPEVLDRVAPLFTDYTGMIPWFPSILIGSQYTAACDFLLNSGVQQIVTDNSGIACFAGEHGIAWIAGPLLNGTNGYALDFFREYGACGAFCSSELNSLQCKNITVPKGIELWSPLAAPDFLMKSRHCIVRNCSDCGKFVMDDQCLPSCSRWGEITDSQGNEILVIKNRGDFNSLYRKGLRFYSDRLKDTRIGTWVLDLRVSHESMLPDCSIPEFIEYTRELIGRPEPEQKYFGGKPKNLSKEGCL
- a CDS encoding C39 family peptidase — translated: MKKLTALLFFIFLLFAVYAQGRAAEDVVIDVPYYTQGKEAPWADEKLGLRSGVTIRTHGCALTCIAMVYSHFTGEDINPSVMNNWLKNNKGFGDDPDKSDYSGQVVLNWPALARYGDGWVYTRFNWRALPADLLLVKYYLGRGIPVIAEVIYNGAPHYVVLTGYGEQGFTMHDPEQPGEHVFNEVYKIHDHHGSGPARNIYGIRVLYSKSYQ
- a CDS encoding SatD family protein — protein: MQKVFALIADIVDSRSMENRSVLQRHLKNTLMTLSESSPDSYLSPLTLTLGDEFQAVYADFSVVLTDMLDILALLAPYKLRIAVAYGALSTDINPRAALEMDGPAFNLARDCMETLKKQHTTSIRLEGLAADRLALINTCLTLAGNALSDWKPATFRIACGLKEGNSVQEIAEKLGVTPRAVNKNIATNHIRDILTSLDVVTGEVQGTS